A stretch of the Sphingomonas sp. CL5.1 genome encodes the following:
- a CDS encoding IS5 family transposase (programmed frameshift): MSDLYWLTDEQMDRLRPYFPKSHGKPRVDDRRVLSGIVFVNRNGLRWRDAPKEYGPHKTLYNRWKRWGDMGVFLRMMEGLAAEGAEPATIMIDATYLKAHRTASSLRVKKGNLGRLIGRTKGGMNTKLHAVTDANGRPLSFFMTAGQISDYTGATALLDDLPKAKWLLGDRGYDADWFREALQAKGIKPCIPGRKSRLQPVKYDKRRYRRRNRIEIMFGRLKDWRRVATRYDRCPRVFFSAIALAATVIFWL; the protein is encoded by the exons ATGAGCGACTTGTACTGGCTGACTGACGAGCAGATGGATCGTCTGCGCCCCTATTTTCCCAAGAGCCACGGCAAGCCGCGTGTTGACGATCGGCGGGTGTTGAGCGGCATCGTATTCGTGAACCGCAACGGGCTACGCTGGCGCGATGCGCCCAAGGAGTATGGCCCCCACAAGACGCTGTACAACCGGTGGAAGCGATGGGGCGATATGGGCGTGTTCCTTCGCATGATGGAAGGGCTGGCTGCTGAAGGCGCCGAACCAGCGACGATCATGATTGATGCGACCTATTTGAAGGCGCACCGCACAGCTTCGAGCCTGCGGGTTAAAAAGGGGA ATCTCGGGCGCCTGATCGGCCGCACCAAGGGCGGCATGAACACCAAGCTTCACGCCGTCACCGACGCCAACGGCCGCCCGCTCAGCTTCTTCATGACCGCCGGGCAGATCAGCGACTACACCGGAGCTACGGCTCTGTTGGACGACCTGCCCAAAGCGAAATGGCTGCTGGGTGACCGCGGCTATGACGCCGACTGGTTCAGAGAGGCTTTGCAGGCGAAGGGCATCAAGCCCTGCATTCCGGGCCGCAAATCTCGGCTGCAGCCCGTCAAATACGACAAGCGCCGGTACAGACGCCGTAACCGCATCGAGATCATGTTCGGCCGCCTCAAGGACTGGCGGCGCGTCGCCACACGCTACGACCGGTGCCCGCGGGTGTTCTTCTCTGCCATCGCACTCGCAGCCACCGTCATCTTCTGGCTCTGA
- a CDS encoding 2OG-Fe(II) oxygenase yields MSVLTFAGSGYSRFDKQECEREGEARAESYRTAAPFPHIVIDDFLDKSLLRNVAAHYPPIDKQQFFDRDQERFKYQFQPAAIDDPVALNLLAELNSEAFISFLEKMTGIEGLIPDPYFVGGGLHLTRKGGHLGVHADFNLHNILKLERRLNLLVYLNDDWDEAWGGSLELWDRQMKACEVRVAPDLGRAVVFSTSLDSFHGHPDPLACPDHRDRRSIATYYYTAFDAREGIVERTTNFRARPGTGDRADRAVSFRHFVNDWVPPRLQRYANRLNPFT; encoded by the coding sequence ATGTCGGTGCTGACATTCGCAGGTTCGGGATACAGTCGTTTCGACAAGCAGGAATGCGAGCGCGAAGGTGAGGCCCGAGCGGAAAGTTACCGGACGGCCGCGCCGTTCCCGCATATCGTGATCGACGATTTTCTTGATAAATCGCTGCTGCGCAATGTCGCCGCGCACTATCCGCCGATCGACAAGCAGCAATTCTTCGACCGCGACCAGGAACGGTTCAAATATCAGTTCCAGCCGGCGGCGATCGACGATCCCGTGGCGCTCAATCTCCTTGCCGAGTTGAATAGCGAGGCCTTTATCTCCTTCCTGGAGAAAATGACGGGGATAGAAGGGTTGATTCCGGACCCGTATTTTGTCGGCGGCGGATTGCACCTTACGCGTAAGGGCGGCCATCTCGGTGTGCATGCGGATTTCAACCTGCACAATATCCTCAAGCTGGAACGGCGGCTCAATCTTCTTGTCTATCTGAACGATGACTGGGACGAAGCCTGGGGCGGGTCGCTCGAGCTATGGGATCGGCAAATGAAGGCGTGCGAGGTGCGCGTCGCGCCGGATCTCGGGCGGGCAGTGGTGTTCAGCACGTCGCTCGACAGCTTCCACGGCCATCCCGATCCGCTTGCATGCCCCGACCACCGTGATCGGCGATCGATCGCCACTTATTATTACACGGCGTTCGACGCACGGGAGGGAATTGTCGAGCGGACCACCAATTTTCGCGCACGTCCCGGTACGGGCGATCGTGCCGATCGCGCCGTTTCGTTCCGGCATTTCGTCAACGATTGGGTGCCGCCGCGCCTGCAACGCTATGCCAACCGATTGAATCCCTTCACTTGA
- a CDS encoding oligosaccharide flippase family protein, protein MAAGRPMLSRRRLMGPSATLIGTTVAMNVLRIGNTMVLTRLLAPSDYGLIAIIMAIFFVITMITDTGCQAFIVRHERGLERAFLDSVWTIHVLRGVANALLAIALAVPLAALLGKQALAPLMAVAAISLAVDGAASLSLLTALRRKMVRKLSIVDFAAFIIQLVVGLIAAWFLRNAWAIVIAIIAQSIARTAASYLVFPDARQSFRLDRPISIELWRFSRMIAASSTLTLIISQVDRLVLARLFSLQQFGVYSIAGSLASAPTTVAQLYASRIMYPALADTWRAAPERLRKTFYGIRGIVFYGYLFAAGGLIGSASLLIRLLYDPRYAGAASYLHLLAITTAMIMLTRPMNEFLVAIGHVRATLETNVVRVGWLLLAAPLGYFALGPIGIVVALSLIEFPAYLYGAFMLAKLRLYSPSHDLGAFATIAGGVIAGYAGATVGLMVMGSR, encoded by the coding sequence ATGGCGGCCGGGCGCCCGATGTTGTCGCGCCGGCGGCTGATGGGGCCATCGGCGACGCTGATCGGCACCACGGTAGCGATGAACGTACTGCGCATCGGCAACACGATGGTGTTGACCCGGTTGCTGGCGCCGTCCGACTATGGCCTGATCGCGATCATCATGGCGATCTTCTTCGTGATCACCATGATCACCGATACCGGCTGCCAGGCGTTCATCGTCCGGCATGAGCGGGGGCTGGAGCGAGCGTTCCTCGATTCGGTCTGGACCATCCACGTGCTGCGCGGAGTGGCGAACGCCTTGCTGGCGATCGCGCTCGCCGTGCCGCTCGCGGCGCTGCTGGGCAAGCAGGCGCTCGCGCCGCTGATGGCGGTCGCCGCGATCAGCCTGGCGGTCGACGGCGCGGCGTCGCTGTCGTTGCTGACGGCGCTGCGACGGAAGATGGTGCGGAAATTGTCGATCGTCGATTTCGCGGCTTTCATCATTCAGCTTGTCGTAGGGTTGATCGCGGCATGGTTCCTGCGCAACGCATGGGCGATCGTCATCGCGATCATAGCCCAGAGCATCGCGCGCACGGCAGCCAGCTATCTAGTGTTCCCCGACGCGCGGCAGTCGTTCCGGCTCGACCGTCCGATATCAATTGAGTTGTGGCGGTTCTCGCGCATGATCGCGGCATCGAGCACGCTCACGCTCATCATCAGCCAGGTCGACCGGCTGGTGCTGGCGCGGCTGTTCTCGTTACAACAATTCGGCGTCTATTCGATCGCGGGTTCGCTTGCCTCGGCGCCCACCACGGTGGCGCAACTCTATGCCTCGCGAATCATGTATCCTGCATTGGCCGATACGTGGCGGGCCGCGCCCGAGCGGCTGCGCAAGACCTTCTACGGCATACGCGGGATTGTCTTCTACGGCTATCTGTTCGCCGCCGGCGGCCTGATCGGCTCGGCTTCGCTGCTGATCCGGTTGCTATATGATCCGCGCTACGCGGGTGCGGCGAGCTATCTCCATCTGTTGGCGATCACCACCGCGATGATCATGCTGACCAGGCCGATGAACGAGTTCCTCGTCGCGATCGGGCACGTCCGCGCGACGCTGGAAACCAATGTGGTGCGGGTCGGCTGGCTGTTGCTGGCCGCGCCGCTCGGCTATTTCGCGCTCGGCCCGATCGGAATCGTGGTCGCGCTCTCGCTGATCGAGTTTCCCGCTTACCTGTATGGGGCGTTTATGCTGGCGAAGTTGCGCCTCTATAGTCCCTCGCACGATCTGGGCGCTTTCGCGACCATCGCCGGGGGTGTGATCGCGGGCTATGCCGGCGCCACTGTTGGTCTCATGGTAATGGGAAGTCGGTAA